tGGATTTGATTTGAATAGAGGAAAAGGttgtttagggttagggtttgtgTTTGATGACAAAAGAACAAAGTGCCTTCTCTTCGTTTTATTATGGTGACAACGACTCCCGATGCTGTAGGGCCCTTTTTCTGGTGCAAGCTCTATGAGATTTTCCTGCCCAAAACATAAAATGTTAtctacttttctttctttttttttttaatccatGGAGTAAGTTGCATGTTGAATTTTGTAAACAACAGTTGTATGTGATATGTGTTCAATTTTGCATATAATTTTTCCTAATATCTGAATTTGCCCTGTCCTTTACTTGCCACTATGTTCTGCAATGGAAACGAAATTTAGCGTTTGGAGAATAAATTCTTTTGCAAATGAAACCATACTACGATTCTATCTCATTTTAATTGTAAAGTTCTAATCTAAGCTTCAGCCTAAGGACCCTTCTGGAGGAGTGGAAAAGCAACCCGAAAGCTCCAAACCTTTGTCCCAAAATGCAAATTTGCAACCTAAGAAAAGAAATCCTCCGTTGAAGACTGTAGAATCACTGCCTAAAACGCAGACAAATCCTGCCGATTTGTCTTCACTTACAAAGGTCAAGAAACATGGTACTCTTTATGCGGTTAGGAGATCCGAACGCCTTCAAGCCACGATTTCTCCTTCTCAAGACAAGGAAATCGAACGTTTAATTGATGAGATAACTCTAAGTGAAGGTGAGAAAGATGAGGTGCCACTCGATCATGAGGATGGGGAACTACCAGAGCCAATCCAGACACAGATGACCATGGAAGAAAAATTTGACTATCTTTTTCAACAAATTGAAGAACTACAAAAGACTCTAGAAACCTTCAAGTTCCAGGTATCGAAGCTTCTTTTGCCTTTATGTCAATTTCATTATGCACATcatgatttggttttgtaaaGGTGAAATCCTGTTctaataaattgttttattgaCATTAATTACAACAGGCTACAAGGGATTCTTCCCCAACTGGAAGCCCTACGGCAGCAGATGTCCGATATAGAAACTTGTATTTTGAATCACAAAAGAAGGTTACTTTTTCCACTGCTATATTAGCTTTTATTTTAAAGGTTTAAGTTATGGTTTTTCCCCCTAAATTGTATTTTGCTTGAATGCAGATCGAGGCACTGACAAATGAAAACCACCAGCTTGCTCTCAAGTTGGAACGAGCTCTCGGTAAACTTGAAGCAGTATGTCTCTGTAACACTATCTTAGCTTAAATCTGCTGCCAAAGAGCACTATTATCATCACATTATACagtatatttttaagtttttgtttGATAATTTATCATACCGGGGGTGCTGATGACTCTTAGCTCTTCTACTAGATACGTACATGATGTTGTTATTACCTGGATCTCTTCTGGACGATGAAGTGAGACCTTTTCTAATTCCTTTCTAtgtgaaatttttgaaaatttcatcttttcatgatgGAATAAATGAGTGCATTCAGTTTAGATGCTTTGGTTGCAATCGCATGGCTAGTTCTTATGCTGTTATTCCTTTAGGCATGTTATGAAATACATGATGCTTCTGGAGGAAAATTTAAAAATCGAGTCTTTTTATATGAAGTTATAAGATGTTGTGTTTGGGTGCAGTACGATAATGGGGCGTGTGCAGCTTCTGAAGGACTGAAGAAAATGAAGGAGCTGATATTGTTGACGAATTTGGCAAGATCAACTGAAACAGCAGTGAATTTTTCTACACAGACCTTTCCTTCAATGGATGGAGGTGTTGAGGCAATAGCTAGTCCTAAAAGAAAGAAACCTCGTACTGGGAAATAGGCTTTGTTTTTAGATAGCTCTTTATCTTGGTTTTGGTTTGGAATTGACAAGTCGATGGTGTTATCGTTTCATCCCAACTTCCGACATTTGTGTTTGGTAATGCTAATTTGCTTTCACCACTTATCTTTAACTTTTATTAATTACAAAGGTGCTGGCGTTTTATCAGCAGCAAAAGTAGAAAACAGGACAAAGAACAAAGCAACAAGATGCATGAAACATTTTACTCGCTCACAAACGTACAGCAATGAATGAAAATTTGATTTTCATTACCATTATCATAGCAATACATGACTTTTATAGAGAATCTTTTCAAACAAACACAACTACTATCACTAATCAGCCTAGTAAGTTGTGAAACATTGTTTGTACACTGAAAAAAGTCATTCAGCTACTTAAACACATCAAGCTTCACTCAAACATAAACAAAGAACTTATTATTGCAGCAAGTATACGAGCTGCAGCATGCAGGGTTGGCCACTTTTCAACAAAAGTTATAGTCTCTAGTTGCACTGTTTTCCTTCTACATTTTAAAGTGTTGGAGAACTTTCTGCAAATAACTGTTAATAGTTGAGTGAAGTTACCACAATTTAGTTGCGATGGCATTTCATTTACGTGTGTAATAAGTCACATGATCTTCAGACTTATATACTTTCTTTAttctttataattataatttgtatTATCAAACAGGCTTTGTCTGCCAGTATGTGTTTATGTTAGTAATTTCATTTTCTTGCGTTGGAATATACCTTTTAATTATCAATATCATTCTTTTCCCCATCTTCTGCAATTCTGGTTATGTGTGCTTTCAGTTAAAGCCTCACCAACTATAAATTAAATTTCAACCAGAAACATACAAATTTCGTACGGAAACTAATGAAAAGTGATAGCAGAAAAGCCGATGACTGCTGTCTAGAAAGGACCGTGCTGGCTAAAAGTTCAAACTAATTTCAGCCCTTGATGTTGAAATGTGACTTTTGACTGTTGTGGAATTAGTCTTCTGAAACCTAAACAACGACGTATAGATTTAACACTGTTTTGTAGGTAAATTAGCTTCTAGTATGCAAATGTGGAAATAGAAGACTCTTTCCACGATTTCCCAATATATAATCGTTTTGATATTGTTATAAAAAATTGAGGCTCTAAGTTTGATTCTTACTCTATATAAGTTATGTACTATTTATCTCTAAATTTAGTTTAAGTCTAATCATGTGCTCTGTAAATTTAATTCTGGCTGCTTTGAATATATTTTGGAGTGCTCataatgtttgatttttattatagtttatttagttattttttatTGTACCCTTATGTTAAATTACTTCTCATAAAGGACATAGTCGAGAACAACcatcacatcaaactcatttaataatttcaACTTTCAAGACTTATCAACCTTCAAGGTATTCGTATTTAACCCAATTTCTATGTTGAGCTTAAGATTGACCCTACGCGAAGATAATTATGAGACAATGGTCTACTCCAACCCTTCTTTTATCTATAAATGCCTTTTCCTCCCAAAGGAAAGAGGTAAGCAAAAGCCACGTACTAGAACTTTGCTTGAATGCCACTTcaactttttcaaatcattaatcCAATATGTTCTTTGTATCATTCATGATGTGTTGTATCATTCAAGATTCAATGCAATAGTAATgttataaaattctaaatatatttTAGTACATCTTTGGGTTCCTATATTGTAGCTAAATTATCACTTTTGTACTTGTACTATTTTTTTTATCAGTTTAGCTTTTGTACTTTCATCTTGTATAGCCTGTTACCTCAATtcaatttttgttaaaaattgaaACCACCCAATGACACTCTCatatgtaaaataaaaaaataaaaaatacttaaaaaacacaaaatattaaaaatattaaaaatataaaaaaatcataaaaattaaaaaacccCAAAATATTGAAACTTAGGAAATTATAAAACTAAAAAATCATATATTTttcaaaagttataaaaatatttttaaaattacaagtatgcaaaatttaacaaaaaatcataaaattaaaaaaatgtttttttaaagaaaattttaagaatttaatggttttatttaatttaggattctttttacattttaatgaaaactttaatatattaaaataattttgatatttttagtaaaaatagcataaaaatcttacaatttataataatattttttaaaatctaaatttCAAACAAACAAACTTTTTAaagtttatgaaaaattttatatatatatatatatatatatatattgaagttTTGCATAATTTTTGTTTATAATATTCAAAAtagattataatttttttaactgAGTTTTAAGATTTTCTgggctttttaaaaaaattatgattgCTTTTAAAAATTGAAGCAATTTTTCTTACTTTTCTTAACACATGGTATCGTGTCATTGgctgatttaattttttttaacaaatatttagATTGGATAAGGGGATTACAAAATTAAAGTACAAGACCAAACGGATAAAAAAATAGTATAATACTAAAGTGATAGTTTATCAATAGTATACTCACCAAAAGAAGTATTAAgtcattaaatatataatttatatatatatatatatatatatatatatattcacatgtatATTATATAAAAGAAGTAAAAACTTTGAGTTTTGggatagttttaaattttaaaaaatatatttttatatttaaagtggattcttttttaaataaaaaattaaagatgGTTTTTTTgtcattaataataataacaacaataagAATATTAAAACTTGTAAATAGTAAACAACTTTAAACATTGTgcattaatttaaaacaaaatctaaatacgtttaaaaataatataattacatacgacaattatatatatacaataaaatAGAATTTTGGAATAATTTTAATAATGATTAATTccaaaatcaaatttaaaatatttatcgaCAGATTAACATAAATTTAATTtcgtaattaaattattaataaaaattaaataatttcgtCAATTATAATAAATACATGGCAGAGTATACAAAGTAATAAATGTTGTGGTATAAGTCGAATATTAATTGAAGTGTGACATAAATTGATGTAGATAGAGAACCCACACATTGCCAGCTGTAAGTCAGAGGTTATTGATTGTTTTTAAAAGAGAAAGATGGTTAGTGGCGGTGGCTAATCTTGCGGCATAAATCAATACtgctttataaaaataaaaataaataaacatgtGAAACAAAGAGCATGCACGTtaaccattaggtatttttaattAAGTATGATTTACGTGGGATTCCAAATACGAAGCTGGAGGATGGAATTAATCGATTCATCCTGCTACGCGTGAAACCCACTGTCCCTGGAAACCTTCAAGCAGTCACCCATCCCTACCTTCAAATAAACCCTATAAACACCTTATCTAAACTCTCTTTCCCTTTCTCTCGCTTTATGGTGTTTTGACCCATCCATCTCCTCGGGTTTTGTACCTACAAGCCGATTCCATTCACACTACTGGGAACTGGCTTCTAAACCTTATgtaagcttcttttttttttttctttttatgacaTGTTTCTTCTGTTTTGTTAAGTCAGATGATTTGCACCCAAAAGCTTTTTCTTTTGTGATTTTTGGTGTGGGTTGATGAATAGTGTGTTTTTTGCTGATCTGATTTTATGGGGTTTTGCttaatttctctttttttttttttgggggagggGGATCTTTGCGAGCTAAGCTAAGGGATTTCTTGGCATTTCTGTAGGTTGGCTGGTTAATCGATTTGTTTCTTTGGGATGGTTGTTGGGTGTTGAATTTTGAGATACAGAACTAATTCGATTGAAAAAGTTATGcaatacttaattattaaatgtATTTCAATATATTTGGGATCTGATACTTAACTTCGAAGATAGAAAGAAAATCAATGTGGAGCTAAGCTATTGGTTTTCATTTTTAAACCCAACTTGGATACCTTTCTTTTTCTGGCTATGCAAATAGTTCTATAAAATGCTTCCTACTCCATATATGTAGGCTACTTTTAGATCACACACAACTTTACTGTTCTTCCTCTTAAAAAAATGGAGAGTCAGAGGGCACTGAATGAAATCTCAAACTGTTTCCATAAATGATGATGCATTTATTACTCTTTTGACTGTTGAGACTAATGAGCCCTTTCATGTTGATCTTTTGCATTTCAGATTAGTTATGGGAACTCTTGCAATTGACACCGAGGATTTGGATTCGGATATATACCTTGCTTTGGGACTCAAAAGATTAGGTAAAGGAGCTATTGGTACTCCACGGATTTTAACACTTCTTTCTTCACTCCTTGAGAAATCTGTCCAAAAGAATGAGATGCAAATAGAGACAGCGAGTGCTAAAGACAACATTGCAATCTTCCATGGCTTAAGAGTTCCCaccataagcattcgacaatatATTGATCGAATCTTCAAGTATGCTCGGTGCAGTCCTTCGTGCTTTCTTGTTGCATACATTTACTTGGATAGGTTCAGTCAACAAACTGATATGCATTTGACTTCCCTTAATGTTCATCGACTCCTTATTACCAGTGTTATGGTGGCAGCAAAATTTATTGATGACACGTAAGTGTTAACCAATTTAACTACTCATTGATAATGAACTCTTTCTCGTTGTTTTACAAGCTAGGGTTTATTGTGTGGAAAATGCAAGCCTTTCCTGTAGGTGGTTGGGGTTTATGCATTTGTACGGAGACAAATATCTCCAATAGGATTGTATATAGAGGTTTATCTTAGATAGCCTTTGCGCAACAATTTACTGATAAACATGTATAAGTTCAGTTAGAAGAAAAGTACATTCCATTTTGCAGCACTTCATTTCATTGTCTTTTGCAGGTATTTCAACAATGCATATTATGCCCGAGTGGGAGGAATAAGCACAGCTGAATTGAACAGGTTGGAGATGAAATTTTTGCTTAGTCTAGATTTTAGACTTCAAGTGAGCATCAATACGTTTCGAAGATACTGTTTACAACTCCAAAAGGAAGGGAATCAAGTTGAACGGCCTATCCGAGCTTGTGGGATTAAAGAGAGTTGGCCCAGCAAAAGTGATACGCAGTGTGCTCCCACAATTGCAAGATGAAGTCAAATTCTGAGTCCTAGAGAATTTGGATTTATCAATTCTTGTGCCGAATGTAGTTTTAGTGATGATTCTTCAAGGAACACCAAGCTTATTTTTTTTGCATAAATTTTTATGCCATCAGTTGGCATGATTGTTTCCGTCTTTGAAGCTTTTGTTTATTTCTTCCCTGCACCTTGTGTTTTTACCTTTCTAACTTCCTTGTGCAGAAGGCATGTCGTATACTAAATGCTGACTTTGTGCTGCTCATCAAATTTATTGGTTGGAGTTTCCCCAATCCATATTTTTCCAAGTTTCGGTTATAGCTTGCATCTCTTCCTACCATCTTCCTTCCTTTTAATGTTAAATTGAGATAAAACTGAAACCATATGCATTTTTTTATTGCATTGCAGTTCAATTCTCATAGATGATAAGAACGAGCGACAAAGAATTCTTGTCAATGGAGGATTATACATAATGAAATTTGAAATGAATATAAAATACAGCGAGGTTATAATAGAAGAGGTTGGAAAATTCTAGAACCCAATCTTACACCACATGAATCTACAGATTCAGGGCCCCTTTGCAAATTCAGGCCATTCAGTAAGCTCCCGATAACCTAGCAGCATCTATTTAATCAAGGCTGTTATGATTTCCACCAATACATAGCTGTAAACTCTGTATGTCATCACATTTCTCCATCATCAATATGCAATAAGCTTCTGGTGTCTGTTTATGTCCACCGTTGTATACTCGAGCTGAGAAAATTTAAGACTTGATAGCAACATACATCCAACGGTATTATCTAGGTCTTTCCAGCGCAACCCAACCAAACTTCCCTTTTCGAAAATCAGACAGGACACGAAAGGCAGCTTGGTGGACATCCCCATTGAACAATCGAAGGGCTAACTTCTCAATAAGCCTGAAATGCAGAAGATAAACAACCAAACCAATTTGGGATTCAGGTAAAAGGAAATGTCCAGATGAGTTTTAACTCCATAAAAAGCTTCCGAAACTGCATCCTTTCTCAGTGTGCATAAGACTGGGTTTTTATTTGATTATCACGGCAATGATTGCCTATATATTTTTGTTGATTTGTTCTTCCTGATTGGACTTCTAGAATATTTTACAGACCGTCAGCCTATCTTTCTGAAGTTAAATTATAAAGTGGCAGATCAAGACATACATTTTACCGCACTGACCATCCACATCGACCTTGTAGCGGTTTTGAAGAGCTTTCATCCCTGGCAAGCACAAAAATAAAAACTGTTAGCAGCAGCTAGTTTCAGCCAAAAGTTTAAAGCTTTAACTCCAATCATAAATTGTTTTAGGAAAAAGAAAACCTTAAggaaaaatgtaaagaacaagACTTGTGCGATTCCGAATTGCAAATCAACAGAAAATTTACTTTATTAAGCTCTTCAAATACCAAATCAGTATACCACATTGTTTGTAACGCATTATTTCTACCGCCTAGAATAAGCAATAGTTTTGGACAAGGTTAATTCTATCAGTtggaataaataatttaattctgCCAACTCTTCCTTAGCTCCTAATACAGGGTTTTAGGTCTACAAAGAAAATAACTAGAGGACTTTTATTTATGGAAACTACAGCTTTTTCTCAAAATCTTCATTATATATGGCATAAGAAACACAACCATCAGCTTATTCACAAAAACGCTTTTAGGGAGGGGGAAAAAATGCAAACGCATCCATTATATACCTCCTGAAAAAGAAACAAGTATCTTATCGGTCATGAAATGTCTATTAAATACCCTGTCCCGGTTTTGAATCTCGATTATCCTCTTAGCTTCTTCAGTTCAGCTTCCTACATCTATTCATAGTCCCCCAGTACCTACA
This is a stretch of genomic DNA from Gossypium arboreum isolate Shixiya-1 chromosome 11, ASM2569848v2, whole genome shotgun sequence. It encodes these proteins:
- the LOC108472713 gene encoding uncharacterized protein LOC108472713 isoform X1, whose amino-acid sequence is MGKKPIARKRQGKGTTAMLQPKDPSGGVEKQPESSKPLSQNANLQPKKRNPPLKTVESLPKTQTNPADLSSLTKVKKHGTLYAVRRSERLQATISPSQDKEIERLIDEITLSEGEKDEVPLDHEDGELPEPIQTQMTMEEKFDYLFQQIEELQKTLETFKFQATRDSSPTGSPTAADVRYRNLYFESQKKIEALTNENHQLALKLERALGKLEAYDNGACAASEGLKKMKELILLTNLARSTETAVNFSTQTFPSMDGGVEAIASPKRKKPRTGK
- the LOC108472713 gene encoding uncharacterized protein LOC108472713 isoform X2, translated to MGKKPIARKRQGKGTTAMPKDPSGGVEKQPESSKPLSQNANLQPKKRNPPLKTVESLPKTQTNPADLSSLTKVKKHGTLYAVRRSERLQATISPSQDKEIERLIDEITLSEGEKDEVPLDHEDGELPEPIQTQMTMEEKFDYLFQQIEELQKTLETFKFQATRDSSPTGSPTAADVRYRNLYFESQKKIEALTNENHQLALKLERALGKLEAYDNGACAASEGLKKMKELILLTNLARSTETAVNFSTQTFPSMDGGVEAIASPKRKKPRTGK
- the LOC108473701 gene encoding cyclin-P3-1-like — protein: MGTLAIDTEDLDSDIYLALGLKRLGKGAIGTPRILTLLSSLLEKSVQKNEMQIETASAKDNIAIFHGLRVPTISIRQYIDRIFKYARCSPSCFLVAYIYLDRFSQQTDMHLTSLNVHRLLITSVMVAAKFIDDTYFNNAYYARVGGISTAELNRLEMKFLLSLDFRLQVSINTFRRYCLQLQKEGNQVERPIRACGIKESWPSKSDTQCAPTIAR